In the genome of Eriocheir sinensis breed Jianghai 21 chromosome 44, ASM2467909v1, whole genome shotgun sequence, one region contains:
- the LOC126980623 gene encoding serine/arginine repetitive matrix protein 1-like: MLSRDPDGGAVEAESPGAGPAAGVLAPAPPLPADSRCCPAERTPRQHPQEVQGSAVQRLRQASSRRQHVLLLSSLLARQGEAVPRGALQVTGRRVAARDAHAYAPPEDSESPARRYLVRVEQLLAARRRGREAARGAHAISGARPPAASLRTPVAAQRDRACGVTGDANTPPPGSRPTHRFPRPRPAPRRREPRAPALCGLLLVRSSVLCQPQAPPHSARRRHRPPQRRAPQQPQRRGPTSRSPSPAPSEDPPPLDSPRPQDPRTLFTVTVRPATAAQQHHHHYLQQQRQERQQREAPPPLRQTVGERGGGGHPAPAPPSARALTLAPASPRLCAHVSKGGGSGGGTFLPAPPRRTSLQSLASHSLRRRPHPDLQRAARYISPRALQPGQSDALPDRVHTPPPPHTSLVPLGPEQRPPG, encoded by the coding sequence ATGTTGAGCCGTGACCCCGACGGGGGGGCGGTGGAAGCGGAGAGCCCAGGTGCGGGGCCGGCCGCTGGCGTGCTcgcccctgccccgcccctccccgctgACTCACGGTGCTGCCCCGCGGAGCGCACGCCCCGCCAGCACCCGCAGGAGGTCCAGGGGTCAGCGGTGCAGCGCCTCCGCCAGGCCAGCAGCCGGCGGCAGCACGTGCTGCTGTTGTCCAGCCTGCTGGCGAGGCAGGGCGAGGCGGTGCCCCGCGGGGCCCTGCAGGTGACGGGGCGCCGCGTGGCGGCCCGGGACGCCCACGCCTACGCCCCGCCGGAGGACAGCGAGAGCCCCGCCCGCCGCTACCTGGTGCGGGTGGAGCAGCTCCTGGCGGCGCGGCGCCGCGGCAGGGAAGCCGCACGAGGCGCCCACGCCATATCGGGCGCGCGGCCCCCCGCGGCCTCCCTACGCACCCCCGTGGCGGCCCAACGTGACCGTGCCTGCGGAGTCACCGGTGACGCCAACACGCCCCCGCCAGGAAGCCGGCCGACACACAGATTTCcgcggccccgccccgccccccgccgcagGGAGCCCCGCGCCCCTGCCCTGTGCGGGCTGCTGCTGGTGCGGAGCTCCGTGCTGTGCCAGCCCCAGGCACCGCCCCACAGCGCCCGCCGCAGACACCGCCCGCCGCAGCGCCGCGCCCCGCAGCAGCCGCAGCGCCGTGGCCCGACGTCCCGCAGCCCTTCTCCCGCCCCCTCCGAGGACCCGCCGCCCCTGGACTCCCCGCGGCCCCAGGACCCCCGCACGCTGTTCACGGTGACGGTGCGGCCCGCCACGGCTgcccagcaacaccaccaccactacctgcaGCAGCAACGACAAGAACGACAACAACGCGAGGCGCCGCCACCGTTGCGTCAGACTGTCGGTGAGCGAGGCGGTGGGGGGCACCCTGCCCCGGCCCCGCCCTCCGCCCGCGCCCTCACCCTCGCCCCGGCCAGCCCGAGGCTCTGTGCGCACGTGTCAAAAGGggggggcagcggcggcggcaccttcctccccgccccgccgcgccgcACCAGCCTTCAGTCACTCGCCAGCCACAGCCTCCGCCGCAGGCCACACCCAGACCTCCAACGCGCCGCACGCTATATAAGCCCGCGCGCCCTGCAGCCCGGCCAGTCCGACGCTTTGCCTGACAGGGTACACACGCCCCCGCCGCCACACACGTCCCTCGTGCCACTCGGCCCCGAGCAGCGCCCCCCAGGCTAG